The Calditerrivibrio nitroreducens DSM 19672 genome window below encodes:
- a CDS encoding tRNA1(Val) (adenine(37)-N6)-methyltransferase encodes MSENFTLDSIILPDIKIFQPKNGFRFTTDSILLAGFVKDTTYKKVIEIGAGTGIISVLLAKFFKIEKIYAVEIQKESYELLCKTIEVNNLQEIIIPVNIDVKEFKPRENVDMIISNPPYRKGDTGYTSNSEQKKLARFTFSLTIEDIFKFSKSYLKTGGYLYLSFIADRLSDLFQYTRSYSIEPKRLKILYPEINKKGRLAFMEYRKGAGAEMTIEPPLFHKINGVETEQFLQHIDPQWWLNKRR; translated from the coding sequence ATGAGTGAAAATTTTACATTAGACAGCATAATACTACCAGATATCAAGATCTTCCAGCCAAAAAATGGATTCAGATTTACCACAGATTCCATATTGCTGGCAGGTTTTGTAAAAGACACCACCTATAAAAAAGTCATTGAAATAGGCGCAGGCACCGGTATAATCTCGGTACTCTTAGCAAAATTTTTTAAGATAGAAAAAATATACGCAGTTGAAATACAGAAAGAATCTTACGAATTACTGTGTAAAACAATTGAAGTAAACAACCTTCAAGAGATCATCATCCCAGTAAATATCGACGTAAAAGAATTCAAACCGAGAGAAAACGTCGATATGATAATTTCAAACCCACCTTATAGAAAAGGGGATACCGGATACACTTCCAATTCGGAACAGAAAAAGCTTGCAAGATTTACCTTTAGCCTGACGATCGAAGATATCTTTAAATTTAGTAAAAGCTATCTAAAAACAGGCGGATATCTCTATCTATCTTTTATAGCTGACAGGCTGTCAGATCTATTCCAATATACAAGGAGCTATTCGATTGAACCCAAGAGATTAAAAATACTCTATCCAGAGATAAATAAAAAAGGTAGACTGGCATTTATGGAATATAGAAAAGGTGCCGGAGCAGAGATGACCATCGAACCGCCATTGTTTCATAAGATAAATGGTGTGGAAACAGAACAGTTTTTGCAGCATATCGATCCCCAATGGTGGTTAAACAAGAGAAGATAA